The Vigna unguiculata cultivar IT97K-499-35 chromosome 6, ASM411807v1, whole genome shotgun sequence genome contains a region encoding:
- the LOC114186768 gene encoding AUGMIN subunit 4 isoform X2 — MVKGLHGQNLPADVAQVVDQLERHCFAPDGSLISKPLFNDLQLAREEMCRERLRYLEAMAVYSEAIAMVEEYQQAISVSNLGGIRDTGNLYPQLGLRNTPQVYQTLEHQMVVAEAAQRLRLPLISKDGEVHDEDIEKLSVVSRSSLDSTVSGANSSNYNTPNSSVSGANSALVASDPVELGVGGVPNRFLGITPAYLWQTQRQKTPLSVDMTEYRLSVSREVDARLKMKCEKLSDAFVLDDNDSSSSASQSSSSRLPERVKLLIEEIEREETALRDDLYSADRKFAEYYNVLEQILAVLIKLVKDLKLEHQHKYDDLQKTWLCKRCETMSAKLRVLEHVLLLETYTKESIPALHKIRKYLVEATEEASIAYNKAVTRLREYQGVDPHFDNIARQYHDIVQKLENMQWTIHQVEMDLKRLPDKPST; from the exons ATGGTGAAGGGCTTACACGGCCAGAACCTCCCCGCCGACGTGGCGCAGGTGGTTGATCAACTGGAGCGCCACTGCTTCGCTCCCGATGGATCTCTCATCTCCAAGCCTCTCTTCAACGATCTCCAACTC GCCAGAGAGGAAATGTGCAGGGAGAGACTTCGTTACCTGGAAGCCATG GCGGTATATTCTGAGGCTATTGCAATGGTGGAAGAGTATCAGCAAGCCATTTCTGTATCTAACCTTGGGGGAATTAGAGATACCGGCAACCTTTATCCACAACTCGGGTTGAGGAACACTCCTCAG GTTTATCAGACTCTAGAGCATCAAATGGTTGTTGCTGAAGCAGCTCAACGATTGAGACTACCTCTTATCTCCAAAGATGGGGAAGTTCATGATGAGGACATTGAAAAGCTAAGTGTAGTGTCTCGAAGCTCCCTTGACAGTACTGTTAGCGGGGCCAACTCTTCTAATTATAACACTCCAAACAGCTCTGTTAGTGGGGCTAATTCTGCTCTTGTTGCTTCGGATCCAGTGGAGCTCGGTGTTGGTGGTGTTCCAAATCGTTTTTTGGGAATTACACCTGCTTATTTGTGGCAAACTCAGCGCCAAAAAACACCATTATCTGTG GATATGACTGAATATCGCTTGTCTGTTTCTCGGGAGGTAGATGCTCGGTTGAAAATGAAATGTGAAAAATTATCAGACGCCTTTGTATTGGATGATAATG ATTCTTCATCGTCTGCAAGTCAAAGTTCAAGTTCTCGGCTTCCAGAAAG GGTGAAATTGTTGATTGAGGAGATTGAAAGAGAAGAAACAGCACTGCGTGATGACCTATATTCTGCAGATAGAAAGTTTGCCGAATATTACAAT GTCTTGGAGCAGATACTTGCAGTGCTTATTAAACTTGTCAAAGATTTGAAGTTGGAGCATCAACACAAATAC GATGACCTGCAAAAGACTTGGCTCTGTAAAAGATGTGAAACCATGAGTGCTAAATTGAG GGTTCTGGAACACGTTCTCCTGCTTGAAACTTACACTAAGGAATCCATACCTGCCCTTCATAAGATAAG GAAATATCTTGTTGAGGCAACAGAAGAAGCTTCTATTGCATATAACAAAGCG GTTACCCGGCTGCGTGAGTACCAGGGTGTCGATCCTCACTTTGACAACATTGCAAGGCAGTACCATGACATTGTGCAG AAATTGGAGAACATGCAATGGACAATCCACCAAGTTGAAATGGATCTGAAACGTTTGCCAGATAAACCTAGCACATAG
- the LOC114186768 gene encoding AUGMIN subunit 4 isoform X1, translating into MVKGLHGQNLPADVAQVVDQLERHCFAPDGSLISKPLFNDLQLVSFSPHSDLCAREEMCRERLRYLEAMAVYSEAIAMVEEYQQAISVSNLGGIRDTGNLYPQLGLRNTPQVYQTLEHQMVVAEAAQRLRLPLISKDGEVHDEDIEKLSVVSRSSLDSTVSGANSSNYNTPNSSVSGANSALVASDPVELGVGGVPNRFLGITPAYLWQTQRQKTPLSVDMTEYRLSVSREVDARLKMKCEKLSDAFVLDDNDSSSSASQSSSSRLPERVKLLIEEIEREETALRDDLYSADRKFAEYYNVLEQILAVLIKLVKDLKLEHQHKYDDLQKTWLCKRCETMSAKLRVLEHVLLLETYTKESIPALHKIRKYLVEATEEASIAYNKAVTRLREYQGVDPHFDNIARQYHDIVQKLENMQWTIHQVEMDLKRLPDKPST; encoded by the exons ATGGTGAAGGGCTTACACGGCCAGAACCTCCCCGCCGACGTGGCGCAGGTGGTTGATCAACTGGAGCGCCACTGCTTCGCTCCCGATGGATCTCTCATCTCCAAGCCTCTCTTCAACGATCTCCAACTCGTATCTTTCTCGCCCCATTCTGATCTCTGT GCCAGAGAGGAAATGTGCAGGGAGAGACTTCGTTACCTGGAAGCCATG GCGGTATATTCTGAGGCTATTGCAATGGTGGAAGAGTATCAGCAAGCCATTTCTGTATCTAACCTTGGGGGAATTAGAGATACCGGCAACCTTTATCCACAACTCGGGTTGAGGAACACTCCTCAG GTTTATCAGACTCTAGAGCATCAAATGGTTGTTGCTGAAGCAGCTCAACGATTGAGACTACCTCTTATCTCCAAAGATGGGGAAGTTCATGATGAGGACATTGAAAAGCTAAGTGTAGTGTCTCGAAGCTCCCTTGACAGTACTGTTAGCGGGGCCAACTCTTCTAATTATAACACTCCAAACAGCTCTGTTAGTGGGGCTAATTCTGCTCTTGTTGCTTCGGATCCAGTGGAGCTCGGTGTTGGTGGTGTTCCAAATCGTTTTTTGGGAATTACACCTGCTTATTTGTGGCAAACTCAGCGCCAAAAAACACCATTATCTGTG GATATGACTGAATATCGCTTGTCTGTTTCTCGGGAGGTAGATGCTCGGTTGAAAATGAAATGTGAAAAATTATCAGACGCCTTTGTATTGGATGATAATG ATTCTTCATCGTCTGCAAGTCAAAGTTCAAGTTCTCGGCTTCCAGAAAG GGTGAAATTGTTGATTGAGGAGATTGAAAGAGAAGAAACAGCACTGCGTGATGACCTATATTCTGCAGATAGAAAGTTTGCCGAATATTACAAT GTCTTGGAGCAGATACTTGCAGTGCTTATTAAACTTGTCAAAGATTTGAAGTTGGAGCATCAACACAAATAC GATGACCTGCAAAAGACTTGGCTCTGTAAAAGATGTGAAACCATGAGTGCTAAATTGAG GGTTCTGGAACACGTTCTCCTGCTTGAAACTTACACTAAGGAATCCATACCTGCCCTTCATAAGATAAG GAAATATCTTGTTGAGGCAACAGAAGAAGCTTCTATTGCATATAACAAAGCG GTTACCCGGCTGCGTGAGTACCAGGGTGTCGATCCTCACTTTGACAACATTGCAAGGCAGTACCATGACATTGTGCAG AAATTGGAGAACATGCAATGGACAATCCACCAAGTTGAAATGGATCTGAAACGTTTGCCAGATAAACCTAGCACATAG